DNA from Alnus glutinosa chromosome 2, dhAlnGlut1.1, whole genome shotgun sequence:
CAGCTCCTCTTTGTCTTATTTCTTCCTTGCAGCTCTTCAACTTATATGAAAATATGAGAAATATTTAACGAAAAAATATATGAGCCAAAtgctgaaaatgttttttttttcaaccattTTTAAGGTGAAAGTATTTTtcgacaaaaaatattttacgccgaaacaaacaggcCTAAGTGTCCATATTTTTCATGATCTTTTGTCAACTTCCCAAACCCAATAATATGGTCCATGGACATAGTAAATGCcatcttaaattaaaaatattaattctgAGTTGCCattagaaaaggaaataacaatttttattgagaaattataaaaatcatTCTTCATTTCATCTCCACATAATTTACTGTTCAATTTGTGGgccctacaaatttaatgatgaatttGCAAAAGAAATGGTTGGAAGATGTGAAATAACAAGCCATTGGCCAATCAATTAAATACAAAACTTGTTGGATCATAATTCTAAAATTAAGCTATTTTAAACACCATCGATGAATTTGGTTATTAAGAATTTTAAACGTTTAGAATTATTGATTCTTGAGAATTTAAACttacaataataattaaaattgtcaAGAATTGGAACTCGTTattttatatactctatttaaaaagataaatgttGATGGTTTAAACGTTAATCGCGTGTAGTTTTTGTTGCAAATGATTAGAATTGAGAATGCCATTGAAAATAAGGAGCCCAGCACAACGTGTAGGCCATGTCGCGAGCTCGTGAGTCACGCCAAGCGCTTGCCAAATGCCAGGTGTTGTAGGCCATGACGTTTCCCCCACTAGGAAATGTGGATGTCCAGAAGAGTGCAGTGATGGCAGGGTTTAACCCACTATGATCAGAATTAAAATTATGATGATTGCGATATTAAACAAACTTTCTCAAAATGGATGAATGTAGAAAGGGAGTGGGTTGCCTGAAGGTGCTCCATTATCGTTGTGAACACTCCTGTGATTCTTCATTGATGACTTTGCACTGACATGGATGAATGATGCACACCAAGAGACTTCCAGGAAAGTGACCTCCCAGCATCAAAGTTATTAAGGTGAAAATGGCAATTTcccttcctttctctctctcttaatgcTTTGCTGGCCTTGTAATCAATTTTGTTGCCTGAAATACTAAATACGAGATAACTGGCCCACTTGTCTGAACATATTTCAAGTAGTTCGCCAACTTATTCGGACAAATAAACATCATAAAAACTCTCTCATATTTATTGTTCAGATTGCTAATATTCGAGTAACAAATTGCTAAGGATCCGTCGTTGATCACATTgtgctttgtttggttgtacaAGTTGAAGAAAGTCAAATAGAGGATTCTTGGGTTTTTATGCAACCcccactaatggaattcaataaaACTAAAGAATTTATTAAACAACTAATCGTGCTTGTCAATCTCAAATTAATTTCAGAACATCTAAATATCAGTTTTATTTCTCTGTTGGATTTAAGTAAGGAATAATTGTATCACTGGTCCTTggagttggcttaaattacaaatcacttttaTGTGGTACAAAAAATTTATGGAGAGTCcatgtggtaaattataattacgaattactcTCTAAACTtgtttttcgtccaccaagtttACAGATTCCATTaatttgtcacgtcatacctaATAAAAAATCGACATGTGGCCACCCTAGGCTTAGGGAAGGCAGTTCGCCACCCCCAAACATGGTCGGACCACCCCCGACAACCACCCATTTgctattttctatatttttttaaataaaataatttttaagttttatttatatatttttttattgtaatagacacgTACCGATTTCTTATTGAGTATGACGTAACAAATTAATAGAATCTGTTAATTTGGTGGATGAAAAACAAGTTTagagagtaatttgtaattataatttaccacatggatcctccatgaactttttatattacatgatgtaatttgtaatttaggacAACCTTAaagaccaatggtgcaattatccttttAAACAATACCCGAAGTCTCTAGAAAGAACCAATACTACGCTCTTATGAGATTCGGGAATTTCTTATTTACCAAATTACCATGCTCTTTTACAATCAAAGAAAGCATACAATTTAGCtgggttatttttatttttattttttttcacaggACAATACTAGTATTGAATTTAAGGTTGATAAtgtgctaaaaaaaaattaaaaattaaaacaaaaatttaaaaaatttaaaaaaaaaaaaaaaaaaaaaaaacaaataatagaaacTGCAGAATTTGATCTTACACTTGAGGCATCCTCTTTCCTGGATATAGTAGTCAGGATAACACATCCGAACCGGAAAACTTGCTGCATTGGGTCTTTCGATGACAAGCAAACTCAAATCATGGATTGGCCAGCGATATGTCATGATAAATCTCTATACAATGAAAGGATTCACGGTTGTAAGTATGAAGATAGATGATCCTACTTTACACCAAAGGGTGGTTTCAATACAACCCATGGGAGGTCTCTCACAGTCACACACTTCTCGACAAGTACCATATTATCATTAGCCATTGATTTATCATATGATGCACAGCTCGTCATCAATAGACCTAACACCAATGATTTCTGGTTCACGGATCAAGATGCCCCTAGGGAGTTTCATCAAACATACATATTCAAGATATATATAACAAACCTACCAAAAAAAAGCTCTATGATTCCCTCCCATTTGACTGGAGAGGATGAGGATGCGGAGAAGCATGAGGACCATTTATAATTGTAATGTTCCTCATTAGTTGTCCATTTCTCGTTACGGATGCTGCCCGCATTCCAGTTCCATTTGGAGCCTTTGGGTAGGACCTGGTACGGTCAGCTTGCACGGTCTGGAAGAAAGAGGAAGAGCTGGCCATATCCTTGAGGTTCATCAGAGGCTTTAGGGCTTCAACAACCTCACTCATCTTAGGTCTGGCTTTTGGGTCCCGACCAAGGCAACGGATAGCTAGCTGGGCAGCTTTCTCTGCACCTTTGATTGAGAAGTGACCTTCAAGACGAGGATCTATTAGCTGGTATAACCTTTTCTTGTCTCCAAGAAGTGGTCGTGCCCATCCGACGAGGCTTTGCTCCCCATTTGGCCTTTTTTTGTCCATGGACCTTCTGCCGGTCAGCAATTCAAGTAGGACTACTCCAAAACTGAACACGTCACTCTTTGATGACAGATGTCCTGAACCAAGAACCATGTCGGATTTAAGCAtgatcatgtcatatctttaagtAGAATCTATGACTCCTACACAagtcttttttgataagtaaaaagaaaaaagcaatggACTCCTACACAAATCTTTAAAACCACAAGtccataaaaaataagaaacttGGACAGGTCTGAAAGTAGAAATGCAATAACTGTCAGATTTATATTACTCAAGGAACTCAACCCCTTGCTTAGcccaaaaaacagaaacaaaagcaAATCAACCCTTAGAATGTTAAACTGCTTCTACTGGTAATTCTTTTGGAAACTGTGTTGTTTCAAGGGTAAATCTCATCTTCAATATCAGCATATTAAAAGATAAATTGGTTCATATAGATCCACCAAAAGAACCTTAAAAATACAAACTCCAACATATTCAAATATCAACAGATGTTTTGCCAACATCAAGTGTTGTGCAGTGCGGTGAACTCTTTTCAAAAAGCGAGAGTAGCATGTGTTAGGTTAAACGAAGAAAAATACATATGGAAACAGCAATTTAGCTTGCTTCAAAAGAATTATGCCATCCCAGCTCTCAAGCTGCCTCTTCCGCTAGAAAGTGCTTGTGTTTATTGATGTGAACTACTAAAGTTCAAGGAGATATGgcaaatttttttcaacccaCTCCATTGTTAACAAACTCCACTTTCCCACTTGTCCATTACATACAGTAAAATCTGTCGTTAGGAGCCAAAAACCCCTGAAAGTAAGCACCCACTGCTGCACAAGTCTGAGAACACACAGCTACATATACTAAAGTTGTATATTCAGTATTTGAAGGGTTTGCAGTCCAATATCTCTTATGTGTTttattctttgttctttttcctgTTATTATTTAAGTCATTAGATTATCAGCAAATTGCCAATTGACTAATTCTAAAGTCGTATATTCAGTATTTGACTAAATGGCATTTACttggtctaatttttttttaaaaaaatggaaacaagaaataacataaaacaaaacaagaataatTTCAAATTCTATAAACCTTCATACTAGACATGCATTGCACTGCCTGACCATTACCAGCTAGTAGTTGTATTAAAAGTAGCAGTCGTACCAACTATTATCATGCTACTAATTGTAATCACACTCACCGGTCAAGACATACTCAGGGGCTGCATAGCCGTATGTTCCCATAACTCGTGTAGATACATGAGTTTTGTCTCCGTCAGGACCATCTTTGGCAAGTCCAAAATCCGAGAGCTTGGCATTGTAATCCTAAAATGCAtagataattattttttcagaaTGGAATATCAATAGGGAGTACAACTCTTGCATAGTTTTAGTCACATACAGTATCTAATAAAATATTAGATGTTTTGAAATCACGGTATATGATTGGTCTTTGAGCTTCTTCATGAAGAAAGGTAAGGCCCTTTGCAGCACCAAGTGCAATTTTCAGTCTGATAGACCAAGGAAGAGGCAGGGATCCTGCAGTATTCAACGTGGTTGTTTTCAGATAACACTAAACATCAGGGGTACAAATGAAAAATGTCAAGAGCACAATATCTACTGTCTCACATGAATGCAATGAGCCAGTATGTACAAGATCTAAATAGCAGGAAAAACAAATGCAATAATGAATCTAGGGTGACTTGACTTCTGAAAGAATATGAAGCATCTGATGGAGCAACTCAACAACACGTGGAATGCACTATATTACTCTGGCCATAACCATAGGTGGCCGTATTGATATAgtaaaataaatgctaaatAGCCATTTCATTGTGCTCCTTCATAGTTTTTAATGCAATAATAAATATTTCAggtaaaaaaggaaataaaatcaatagaaaaactaaaataaatccAAATAAAGGAAAGGAACAGTCTTTTGGACTGACTGGAGCAGAGCTGTGGGTGGACAAATTGGAGCTTCAACTGGTTTTACTTCTTAATCATGACTGATAATTTGACAAACCTGTGCATTTAATTTTCCAATTGGAAGTTCTTAACTTGGTTTTTCTGGTGCaaactttatattttaatacatCATCAGGCAATAGAAAATCACATAAGCGAAGTACttgtaatgaaaaaataaactaTATCACAAAGTGCTCCCTCCAACAACTAAATGAAACTACACTATGAGCTAGTTATCCACAAACTTCCAATTGAATTCTTAAGTCTGATCTGATGATCATGTCAACTACTTCTAGATTTTGCTACTTTCACAATGGATTACATCGAGATCAACTGGAAATGTCTAAGATACAGGAAGTCCAAGTAAAAAAGATAAGGGATTTG
Protein-coding regions in this window:
- the LOC133859738 gene encoding serine/threonine-protein kinase PBL34-like isoform X1; the protein is MALESNEIKEVAALDVEKSKGRKKKVGGETETGCWGSTFRFFGSFLPSRSKVDSSTSGPTAHSAESNSTYEKSRDQPIASAGSSTTTSNTGSNSSISKFSSTSTSKLSTSSTLKFSEELKVASQLRKFMFNELKLATRNFRPDSILGEGGFGCVFKGWIDENGTAPVKPGTGLTVAVKILNHDGHQGHKEWLAEIDLLGDLTHPNLVKLVGFCIEDDQRLLVYEFMPRGSLENHLFRRSLPLPWSIRLKIALGAAKGLTFLHEEAQRPIIYRDFKTSNILLDTDYNAKLSDFGLAKDGPDGDKTHVSTRVMGTYGYAAPEYVLTGHLSSKSDVFSFGVVLLELLTGRRSMDKKRPNGEQSLVGWARPLLGDKKRLYQLIDPRLEGHFSIKGAEKAAQLAIRCLGRDPKARPKMSEVVEALKPLMNLKDMASSSSFFQTVQADRTRSYPKAPNGTGMRAASVTRNGQLMRNITIINGPHASPHPHPLQSNGRES
- the LOC133859738 gene encoding serine/threonine-protein kinase PBL34-like isoform X2; translated protein: MALESNEIKEVAALDVEKSKGRKKKVGGETETGCWGSTFRFFGSFLPSRSKVDSSTSGPTAHSESNSTYEKSRDQPIASAGSSTTTSNTGSNSSISKFSSTSTSKLSTSSTLKFSEELKVASQLRKFMFNELKLATRNFRPDSILGEGGFGCVFKGWIDENGTAPVKPGTGLTVAVKILNHDGHQGHKEWLAEIDLLGDLTHPNLVKLVGFCIEDDQRLLVYEFMPRGSLENHLFRRSLPLPWSIRLKIALGAAKGLTFLHEEAQRPIIYRDFKTSNILLDTDYNAKLSDFGLAKDGPDGDKTHVSTRVMGTYGYAAPEYVLTGHLSSKSDVFSFGVVLLELLTGRRSMDKKRPNGEQSLVGWARPLLGDKKRLYQLIDPRLEGHFSIKGAEKAAQLAIRCLGRDPKARPKMSEVVEALKPLMNLKDMASSSSFFQTVQADRTRSYPKAPNGTGMRAASVTRNGQLMRNITIINGPHASPHPHPLQSNGRES